AGCCGGTGTCGGCACTGGACGTGTCCGTGCAGGCGCAGGTCATCAACCTGATGGAGAAGCTCCAGGACGAGTTCAACCTCTCCTACGTCTTCATCGCCCACGACCTGTCCATCGTCCGGCACATCTCCGACCGGGTCGGCGTGATGTACCTGGGCCAGATGGCGGAGATCGGCACGGACACGCAGATCTACGACCACCCGACGCACCCGTACACCCAGGCTCTGCTGTCGGCGGTGCCGGTGCCCGACCCCGAGTCCCGCGAAGGCCGGGAGCGGATCATCCTCACGGGTGACGTCCCGTCGCCGGCGAACCCGCCGTCCGGTTGCCGCTTCCGTACCCGGTGCTGGAAGGCCCAGGAGAAGTGCGCCACCGAGGTGCCGCTGCTGGCCGTTCCGGAGCGCTTCGCGGGCCAGGACACTCCCGCGGCGCACGAGTCGGCCTGCCACTTCGCCGAGGAGAAGGACGTCGTGCACGCGGCCTAGCCGGGGCCGGACGTCCGGACGCCGTACGAGCAGGGCTCCCCTTCGGGGGAGCCCTGCTGCGTGTCGTGCCCGGTGTCGGCGGCCGCCTGCGCGAAGGCTCCCGGGACCCGGAACCTCTCCCGCCACCCCTACATCTCCCGTCACCCGCTACGTCTCCCGCCTCCCGTCACCCGCTACGTCTCCCGCCACCCGGGACGTGCCCCCTCACCCGGCGCGGGACGGCCCGCACACCGGCCGGGCCGAGGGGATGCTCGGGCGTACCGGGCAGGCGCCCGTACGGCCCAGCGGTCACACACCCGTTGAGCCCAACCCGATGTGTGCTTTTCCCTCCGCCGTCAACACATGGAGTGCCCAGGCCGGAGCGGCGATCATCTGGAGGCACTCCATGCGCGGAGCCACTCACGTCACCCGGGCCGCCTGCGCGGTCGCCGTCGTCCTCGTGGCCTGCGCGTGCGGTGGCGGAGCCCCCGCCGGCGGGCCCGACGGGATCGTGACGTCGTCCTGGGGGGACCCCCAGAACCCCCTGGAACCGGCGAACACCAACGAGGTCCAGGGCGGCAAGGTCCTCGACATGATCTTCCGGGGCCTGAAGCGCTACGACCCGCGGACCGGTGAGGCCGAGGACATGCTCGCCGAGCGGATCGAGACGGACGACTCGGTCGAGTTCACGGTCACGGTCAAGAACGGCTGGACCTTCTCCGACGGTGAGCCCGTGACCGCGAAGTCCTTCGTCGACGCCTGGAACTACGGCGCGCACCTGAAGAACAACCAGCGCAACGCCTACTTCTTCGGCTACATCGAGGGGTACGACCAGGTCCATCCCGCCTCCGGGCAGCCCACCGCGCAGACCATGTCCGGCCTGAAGGTCACCGGCGAGCGGACCTTCACCGTCAGGCTCACCCAGAAGTTCTCCACCTGGCCCGAAACACTCGGCTACGCCGCGTTCGCGCCCCTGCCCAGCAGCTTCTTCAGCGACCACGACGCCTGGCTGGCCCGCCCCGTCGGCAACGGACCGTACGCCGTCGACAGCTACACCCGGGGCGCCCAGATGTCCCTGCGCCGCTGGGACGGCTATCCGGGTCAGGACAAGGCGCGCAACGGCGGCGTCGACCTGAAGGTCTACACCGACAGCAACACCGCCTACACCGATCTGACGGCGGGCCACCTCGACCTGGTCGACGACGTGCCGGCCGCCCAGCTCCGCAACGTCAGGGCCGATCTCGGCGACCGGTACATCAACACCCCGGCCGGCATCATCCAGACCCTCGCCTTCCCCTACTACGACCCGGACTGGAACAAGCCGGGCCAGGAGAAGGTGCGCCAGGGCCTGTCCATGGCGATCAACCGGCAGCAGATCACCGACACCATCTTCCAGCGGACCCGTACCCCCGCCAAGGACTGGACCTCACCCGTCCTCGGCCCCGACGGCGGCTACGACGCGACGCTGTGCGGCGTCCACTGCACCTACGACCCCGCCCGGGCGAGGAAGCTGATCGCCGAGGGCGGCGGCATCCCCGGCGGCCAGGTGAGGATCACGTACAACGCCGACACCGGCTCCCACCGGCAGTGGGTCGACGCCGTGTGCAACTCCGTCAACAACGCGCTCGGCAACGACCGGGCCTGCGTCGGCAACCCCGTCGGCACCTTCGCCGACTACCGCAACCAGATCACGCAGTCGAAGATGAGCGGCCCGTTCCGGGCCGGCTGGCAGATGGACTACCCGCTCATCCAGAACTTCCTCCAGCCGCTCTACTACACCAACGCCTCCTCCAACGACGGCAAGTGGAGCAACGAGACGTTCGACCGGCTGGTCGACCAGGCCAACGCGGAGACCGACCCCGCCAAGGCGATCAAGACCTTCCAGCAGGCGGAGAGGGTCGTACGGGACCAGATGGCCGCCATCCCGCTCTGGTACCAGAACGGCAGCGCCGGCTACTCCGAGCGGATCTCCAACGTCTCCCTGAACCAGTTCAGCGTCCCCGTCTACGAAGAGATCACCGTCGGCTGACCCCGCCCGCCCGGACCCGAGGAGCGCCTCATGGGACGTTATGTGATCCGGCGTCTGCTCCAGATGATCCCGGTGTTCGTCGGAGCCACGCTGCTGATCTTCCTCATGGTGAACGTGATGGGCGACCCCATCGCCGGGCTGTGCGGCGAGCGGGAGTGCGACCCGGCCACCGCCGCCCGGCTGCGCGCGGAGTTCGGTCTCGACAAGCCCGTCTGGCAGCAATACCTGACCTACATGGGCAACGTCTTCACCGGTGACTTCGGCACCGCCTTCAACGGGCAGCCGGTCACCGAGTTGATGGCCGACGCCTTCCCGGTCACCATCCGGCTCACCCTGGTGGCGATCGTCTTCGAGATCGTCATCGGCATCGGCCTCGGCATGCTCACCGGGCTCCGCCGCGGCCGTCCCGTCGACACCGGCGTCCTGCTCGTCACCCTGGTCGTGATCGCAGTCCCGACCTTCGTCACCGGACTGCTGCTGCAACTGCTGCTCGGCGTGAAGTGGGGCTGGATCCGGCCCTCGGTGTCCGCCGAGGCCCCGCTCGACGAACTGATCGTGCCCGGACTGGTCCTCGCCGCCGTCTCGCTCGCCTACGTCACCCGGCTGACCAGGACCTCCATCGCCGAGAACCGGCGCGCCGACTATGTGCGCACGGCCATCGCCAAGGGACTGCCCCGCCGCCGGGTCATGACCCACCACCTGCTGCGCAACTCGCTGATCCCGGTGGTCACCTTCATCGGCGCCGACATCGGCGCACTGATGGGAGGGGCCATCGTCACCGAGCGCATCTTCAACATCCACGGCGTCGGCTACCAGCTGTACCAGGGCATCCTCCGCCAGAACACCCAGACCGTCGTCGGCTTCGTGACCGTGCTGGTGCTGGTGTTCCTGCTGGTGAACCTGCTCGTCGACCTGCTGTACGCCGTACTCGACCCGAGGATCCGCTATGCCTGAGGCCCAGTACGACGACGGACGGGCCATCGCGCCGACCGGCGGCGGCGGTGCCATGGACCTCGCCACCGCCGAGGGCGAGACCCTGGAGCGGGCCCCCGCCGGCCCGCCCGGGTCCGGCCCCGCCGGGAGGCCGCGCAGCCTGTGGTCCGACGCCTGGCACGACCTGCGCCGCAACCCCGTCTTCGTCGTCGCGGCCCTGGTCATCCTCTTCCTGGTCGTCATCTCGATCTGGCCGCAGCTGATCGCCCCCGGCAACCCCCTCGACTGCGACCTCGCCAAGGCGCAGCAGGGCTCCCAGCCCGGGCATCCCTTCGGCTTCGACGGCCAGGGCTGCGACGTCTACACCCGGACCGTGCACGGCGCCCGGACCTCGGTGACCGTCGGCGTCTGCGCCACGCTCGGCGTGGCGCTCCTCGGCTCCGTCCTCGGCGGGTTCGCCGGCTTCTTCGGCGGGGCCCCGGACGCCCTGCTGTCCCGGCTCACCGACGTCTTCTTCGCCATCCCCGTCGTCCTCGGCGGGCTGGTGCTGCTGTCCGTCGTCACCAGCGACACCGTCTGGCCGGTGATCGGGTTCATGCTGCTGCTGGGCTGGCCGCAGGTCTCCCGCATCGCCCGCGGGTCGGTGATCACCGTCAAGCAGAACGACTACGTGCAGGCCGCCCGGGCCCTCGGTGCCTCACCGGCGCGGCTGCTGCTGAAGCACGTCATGCCGAACGCCGTCGCACCGGTGATCGTCGTGGCCACCATCGCGCTCGGCACGTACATCTCCCTGGAGGCGACCCTGTCGTACCTCGGTGTCGGGCTGCGGCCGCCGACGGTGTCCTGGGGAATCGACATCTCCGCCGCGTCGCCGTACATCCGCAACGCCCCGCACATGCTGCTCTGGCCGGCCGGCGCGCTCGCGGTGACCGTGCTCGCGTTCATCATGCTCGGCGACGCGGTGCGCGACGCCCTCGACCCCAAGCTGCGCTGAGGAGCACCGCCATGAGCCCCGACACTCCGTCCGGTGGGTCCGGCAGTCGGTCCGGCGGGTCCGGGATTCCGTCCGGCGGTACCGGCGGAACCGGCGGTCCGCCCGGCCGTTCCGGCGGTCCGCCCGGCGGTCCGTCCGGCGGTTCCGGGACTCCGTCCGGCGGTTCCGGGACGCGAACGCCAGGGCCGCGGGTGCCGCCCGCGGGTCCGGGCCCGCTGCTGGAAGTGCGGGACCTGCACGTGGAGTTCCGCACCCGGGACGGGGTCGCCAGAGCCGTCGACGGCGTCTCCTGGTCCGTCGCCGCGGGCGAGACCCTCGCCGTGCTCGGCGAGTCCGGATCGGGGAAGTCCGTCACCGCCCAGGCCGTCATGGGCATCCTCGACACCCCGCCCGGCCGGATCACCGCCGGGGAGATCCTCTTCCGGGGGCGGGACCTGCTGAAGCTGAAGGAGGAGGAGCGCCGGAGGATCCGCGGTGCCGGAATGGCCATGATCTTCCAGGACGCGCTGTCGTCGCTGAACCCGGTGCTGACCGTCGGCGACCAGCTCGGCGAGATGTTCACCGTGCACCGCGGCATGTCGCGGAAGGACGCCCGGGCGAAGGCCGTCGAGCTGATGGACCGGGTCCGCATCCCGGCCGCGCGGGAGCGGGTGGGCCAGTACCCGCACCAGTTCAGCGGCGGTATGCGCCAGCGCATCATGATCGCCATGGCGCTGGCGCTGGAGCCGGACCTGATCATCGCCGACGAACCCACCACCGCCCTGGACGTGACGGTCCAGGCGCAGGTGATGGACCTCCTCGCCGAACTGCGCCGCGAACTCGGCATGGGGCTGGTGCTCATCACCCACGACCTCGGCGTCGTCGCGGACGTCGCCGACCGGATCGCCGTGATGTACGCGGGCCGGATCGTCGAGACCGCCCCGGTCCACGACCTCTACAAGGCCCCGGCCCATCCCTACACCCGCGGACTGCTCGACTCGATCCCCCGCCTGGACCGCAAGGGCGAGGAGCTGTACGCGATCCGGGGCCTGCCGCCGAACCCGACGGCCGTCCCGCCGGGCTGCGCCTTCCACCCGCGGTGCCCGATGGCCCGCGACGTGTGCCGGACCGACGAACCGGAGCTGTCCGAGGTGAGCCGCGACCGCGGGAGCGCCTGCTTCTTCTGGAGGGAGTGCCTCCGTGACTGAGTCCACCGGTCCGGCCGAGCCGATCATCGAGGTGCGGGGCCTGCACAAGCACTATCCGCTCACCCGGGGCATCGTGTTCCGGAAGCAGGTGGGGGCGGTCAGGGCGGTCGACGGTGTCGACCTCGACCTGTTCGCCGGCGAGACGCTCGGCGTGGTGGGCGAGTCCGGCTGCGGGAAGTCCACCCTCGCGAAGCTGCTGGTCAACCTGGAGCGGCCGACGAGCGGGGTCATCCGGTACAAGGGGGAGGACGTCACCCGGCTGTCGGCGCGGGCGCTGAAGGCCGTCCGCCGCAACATCCAGATCGTGTTCCAGGACCCGTACACCTCGCTGAACCCCCGGATGACCGTCGGCGACATCGTCGGAGAGCCGTACGAGATCCATCCCGAGGCGGCGCCGAAGGGCGACCGGCGGCGGCGGGTCCGGGAACTGCTGGACGTGGTCGGGCTCGACCCCGCGTACGTCAACCGCTATCCGCACCAGTTCTCCGGGGGGCAGCGGCAGCGCATCGGCATCGCGCGGGGCCTGGCGCTGCGGCCCGAGGTCATCGTGGCGGACGAACCCGTCTCCGCCCTCGACGTGTCCGTCCAGGCGCAGGTGGTCAATCTGCTGGAGCGGCTGCAGAGGGACTTCGGCCTCAGCTATGTGTTCATCGCCCACGACCTGTCGATCGTCCGCCACATCTCGGACCGGGTCGCGGTGATGTACCTGGGGCGCATCGTCGAGACCGGCAGGGACGCCGAGATCTACGACCATCCCACCCATCCGTACACGCAGGCCCTGCTGTCCGCGGTGCCGGTGCCGGATCCCTCGGCACGCGGGCGCGGCGGTGAACGGGCCATCGCGCCGACCGCCGGCGGCGGGAACGGCGGGGCCGGTGCGACGGGTGGGGTCGCCGGGAACGGCGCGGAGGGCGGGGCCGGTGGGAACGCCGGGATCGGCGCGGAGGGCGGGGCCGGCGGGGAAGGTGGGAACGGCGGGAACGGCGGGAACGGCGCGGGCGGCGGGCGGATCATCCTCTCCGGTGATGTGCCCTCGCCCGCGAACGTCCCCTCCGGCTGCCGGTTCCGCACCCGCTGCTGGAAGGCCCGGGAGCGGTGCGCGCGGGAGGAGCCGGAACTGGCGGTGCCGGAGCGGTTCCGGGACGTGCGGGGCCCCGCCCGGCACGACTCGGCGTGCCACTTCGCCGAGGAGCGGCGGGTGGTGCCGGGCGGCGACCGGCCGGACCGGGACTGACGCCCCCTGCCCCCGGAGGTCCGGGGCGGGGGCGCCGCGGGCCTACCGCAGGGTCTCGGCCGTCTCCCGGCTCAGGATCGCCAGCCGGGCCCGCTTCTCCGGGAGGAACACCTCGGGCAGGTCGACCTCCGGAAGGACGATCTCCGGGCCGATCTCGAAGCCGCTGCGCCGCAGCCGCTCGATCGCCCTGGTGTTGCGGACGTCCGGCTCGGCGATGATCCGCCGGACGTCCCCGTCGGCCAGGACATGGCCGACGAGCACTCCGAGCAGGGCGGCCGTGAAGCCCGGCCGAGGACTTCCCTGGACCGGGCCGACCATCAGATGGATGCCGATGTCACCGGGTTCGGCCTCGTAGCACTCGCTGACCCGGTCGGCCTCCGGTTCGTACGTCTGGAACAGCATCACGGGCTCGTCGCCGAGGAGGACCAGGAACGCGTGGTGCGTGGTGAGCGAGTCCAGATGCTCGTAGATCTCCCGCACCTCGTCCCGGCTCGTCCCGCGCATGCCCCAGAAGCGGGCCCGCTCCTCGCCGACCCAGGAGTGGACGACGTCCGTGTCCCGTGCCGGGTCCAGGCGCCGCACATGCACCGCGCCCAGCCCGTCGACGGTCGCCCGGTTCGGCGATTCGGCTCTGCCCGATCCGGCGGGGGCCTCAGTGGTCATGGTCTCCTCGGTGCGGTGCTCGGGGGTGAGCAGGTCGAAGTCGGTGACGACGGGGACGAAGTCTCCGCGCAGCCACAGCGGCAGCTGGTCGCGGTGGTGTGTGTCGCCGGGGACGCCCCGGGCGCCCAACGGGACCACCCAGAGGCTGTCCTCGCGCCGGGCGAGGTCCCACACATAGCGGGCGGCGGGGCCGCGGGCACTCAGGTCGGTGACGCCGGGGACGCTGGAGGTGGCCAGCACGCAGTCGTGGTCGCCGGGCAGTCCCGGCCAGTCCTCGCCGCCGGGGGCGGGCAGCGCCTGCCAGGGCGCGAGGCGGTGGCGCTCGCCCCAGGTGGTCTCCGCCCCGCCGGCCGGGGCGGCCTCGGCAGCGGCGACCTCGTCGACGGCGTCGCGGACGAGCGCGGCCCGGTCGATCCCGGGCAGCCGGTCGGTCGTGAGCAGGGTCTCCAGCGCGTACCCGATCTTCGCCGGGAGGTACAGCCAGGGCAGGAACACCTCCGGGTACCCGAACGAACCGCTCAGCGGCTCCAGCGCGGGATGGGCCGCGAACCGCCGTACGACGGCCGAGCGGACGGCGGCGAACAGCGCGGCGTCGGTGCTGTCGGCCGCCATCCGGCGGTCCCACCCCAGCAGCCGGTTCCGCAGCGCCGCGGCGCCGGGGTTGAGCCGGCTCTGGTCCAGCGCGGCCACCAGCTCCAGCAGGGGTGCGGCCGACGCCAGCCGGGTGTCGGTGTGGACGGCCGCCATCCCGGGCGCCGTCCAGCTCGTGGACTCCCGCAGCAGCGCGGCGATGCGGTCGGCCCGGTGGGGCGGCGCGAACTCCACTCCCAGGGGGGTGGCGATACCGCGGGCGTTCGCCATCACGGCGAAGTCCCCGACCTCGGCACGGGGTGTCTCGTGCCAGCCGCGCCATTCGTGCCCGGGCTCCCATGCGGGCACCACCCGCAGCCGGTTGGCCTCGGACCGCACCGGTACGCGCCCGGCGACCCGGTGCAGCAGACCGCCCTCGGTGTCCGCCGCCTGCACGACGTTGACCGGCTCGGCCCAGTCGTCGAAGGCCCGGTCGACGTCGCCGACGGTCCGGGCCCGCAGGAGCGCGGGGATCGCCTCGAAGCCGAGGGCCGCGGTGACCCGCGGCGGGTAGCGGAGACTGACGGCCTCCGTCACCGCGCCGCCCCCGCCCGACATCGCGCCGCTCCCGCCCGGTGCCGGGGCGTCCCCGGCGATCACCGGGCCGCGTCCGGTCTCGATCACCTCGACGGTGACCGGGTCACCGCCCGCGACCTCGATCGTCTCGTGGTGGTGGGCGACCGGGTGCCAGCCGTCCGGGCCCTCCGCCTCGATCCCGTCCCCGGTGCGCCGCAGGCGCTCGCGGTACAGGTCCTGGTAGTCGGCCATGGCGTTGGTGATGGCCCAGGCGACGGAGCCGGTGTGGCCGAAGTGGGCGAGTCCGGGGACGCCCGGCACGGCCAGGCCGACGATGTCGACGTCCGGGCACACCAGATGGATCTGCTGGTAGACGCCCGGGTCCTCGATGAAGCGGTGCGGGTCCCCGGCGATCAGCGGCGCTCCCGTCTCCGTCCGCGCGCCGGTGACCAGCCAGCCGTTGCTGCCCGCGGTGCCGGGGCCGTCGGTGGCGAACAGGGTGGCCAGGTCGCCGCCGAGCCGCCGTGCGACCTCCTCCCGCCACAGCTTGGTCGGGAACCCGGCGAACAGGATGTGGGTGGCGATCCAGATGCCGAGCGGCACCCACGGCTCCCAGTGGCCGGGTTCGAGACCGGTGGCGGCGAACTCGGGGGCGCTCCGGGCGCCTTCGGCGAGCCCGTCGCCGACTCCCTCCGCATAGGCGCCCACCCAGGCCGCCGTGTCCGCGTCCAGGGCGGCGAAGCAGCGCCGGGCGGTGTCCTCGAGCCGGGCCTGCCGGGCGAACCTGTCCCACACCACGGCCTCCGCGCCCAGGAAGGCGGCCGTCGTGCCCCGTACCCGGTGCCGTTCGACCTCGATCTGCCAGGCCCGGTCGGTGGCGGCGTTCCGCCCCTGGGCCCGGGCCAGTTCCAGGGCGCTGGAGGCGCGCAGATGCGGGATGCCCCAGGCATCCCGGTAGACCTCGGTCGTCACACTGTCCCCACTCTCCTGCTGGACGAACCCCTAGGTTAGGCTGACCTAACCTTAGTCGGCGTGCGGGGAGGAGACGGCAGTGGGGCATGGCTGGGAGGGCGTGGTCCTCAGGCTGTTCCGGGGCAGGGACTTCGAGTTCACGGTGACGGGCGCGGAGCAGGTGACAGACCACTACCGCCGGATCCACCTGACCGACGGGGGCATGCTCGCCGCCACGGGAGTGCATCCCACCATGTGGGTGCGCCTCTGGTTCGACGACGCGGGCAAGCCGCACCAGCGGGCCTTCACCCTGGTAGACCCCGACCCGGCCAAGGGCACGTTCAGCATGGAGTTCGCGCTGCACGACGGCCGTGCCGGCGACTGGGCGCGCGCCGCCAAGCCGGGCGACAGGATCGACGCCACCCTCCAGGGAACCGGGTTCACCGTGCCCGACCCGCTGCCCTCGCGGCTGTTCGCCGTCGGCGACCCGGCCTCGCTGCCCGCCGTCAACTCCCTGCTCGACGCCATGCCGGAGGTGCCCGCCACCCTGTGGTTCGAGACCCAGCACGCGTCGGACGCCGAACTGCCCCTGCGGGCCGGCGCCGCCCACCACGACGTGCGGCGGGTCCCCCGGCAGCACGGCGGCGCGGCCCTCGTGGCGGAGGTGCGGGCCGCGCTGCCCGGACTGCTCGGCGACGACCGGTCGGACGCGTTCGTCTGGATCGCCTGCGACACGGCGACGACCCGGACCCTCACCGCGTACGTCCGCAAGGAACTCGGCCTGCCCAAGGACCGGGTGAACGCGCTCGGGTACTGGCGCCCGGAGAAGTCCGGAACGCGATGAGCGGCCGTCAGTTTTGTTAACAGCCAGGCAACTTGGCCGAAGCGGCACCGATATACGGACACGTCATCCTGAATCCCGTACGGCCGTGCGGGTGCCGTAGACCGGCCGGGGCGCACACGCCGCTCCGGCCGGTCGTGCGCGCGCTCCCGCGGGGGCCCGGTTCTTCGGGGTATGTTCCGTTCTCCCGTCGGTGTCCGGTTCTTGCTCATGAGTCTGGTTCCTGTGTGTGGGTCCGAGGCTTGCGTACGGGCCGGGGCTTGCGCCTGGGCCCGGGTCCTCCGTGGTCCCGGCGCCGAGCGCTGCCGCACACCGCATCTCCGGCGCCACCGCGCGGACGGTGTCCGCCGGGCCGCCGTCGCGGGCTGCCGCCGTGCATCACCGTCCGCTAACCTGAGCCATGGCCGGAGGGGCCACGACCGGGACGCGGACGCGGTCCCGGTGCGGTGCCCACGCCCCGGGAGGTCCGTCCCCCTTTCCCCTCCTTCTCCTTCACCCCGCCATCCCTCTCCTGCTCTCTGCTTCTCTCTGCTTCTCTCTCGTTCCCCCTCAACGGCCCCGCGGCGCCGTCGGCCGCAGAAAGCGCTCACCGTGCTCCGTGCCTACCTGCTGCCCGTCGAGGTCGCGGTCACCGTGTTCCCGCTGATCGCCGCGCTGATCGTGGTCCCGGTCGCGATCCGCGGCTACCGCCGGCGCGGGCGGGCCGGCGGCTGGCCCGTACTGGTCTTCTACAGCTTCGTCTTCTACCTTCTGGCCACCCTGCTGCAGACCGTCGTGCCGCTGCCCGCCGACATCGACGGCCACTGCGCGGTCACCCGCTACGCGGAACGGCCCCAACTGGAGCCGCTCGCCTTCCGCGGGACGGTCTCCACGGCCGCGGCCGGCAACTGGGCACCCGCCCACCTGATCACGCTGGCCCCGGCCTGGACCACTCTGCTCAACGCCGTGCTCCTGCTGCCCCTGGGTGTCTACCTGCGCTACTACCTGCGCCGGGGGTTCCTCTCCAGCACGGTGCTGGCGTTCGCCATCTCGCTGTTCTTCGAGAGCACCCAGTACACGGGTCTGTGGTTCGTCTACGCCTGCCCCTACCGCCAGTTCAACGTGGACGACCTCATCCTCAACACCGCGGGAGCCATGGCCGGGTGGATCGTCGCCGGGCCGCTCACCCGCCTGCTCCCGGTCAACAACCCCGACTCCGAACGCAGCCGCTACGGCACCCGCGTCACCCTCACCCGGAGGGCTCTGGCCTTTCTGACCGACACGGCCGGCTGGCTCGTCGTCTGGACGCTGTTCGCCGGACTGCTCGGTGTCGCCGCGGACTGGCCCACGGGCCGGCGCCACGCGCTGCCCGCCGGGGCCGTCCTCGGTCTGCTGTGGTTCTGGCTGCTGCCCGCCGCCATGGCCGCCACCGTCGGCAAGCGGGCCCTGCTGCTCCGCGTCACCCGCCCCGACGGAAGCCCGCCGGGGGCCCTGCGCATGATGGTGCGCACCGGCGTGCTGTACCTCCCGCTCGCGCTGCTCTGGCTGACCCTGGTCCACGAGACCGGGACCCTGGCCATGCCCGGTCCGCTCGCGACGGTGCTGCCCTACGCGACCGCGCTGGGGGCCGTGGTGCTGTGGGGAGCGCCGCCGCTCGCGGCCCTCCTGCGACGCGACGGCCTCGCTCCGCACGAACGCTGGTCCGGCACCGTGAACCGCGCCGTCATGCCGGCGGAGGGCGGCGGTCCCTTCCTGCCGGTTCCGGAGACGGCCGGGGATGGGCGGCGGTGAGACGGGACGGCGTACGCGGCCTCCGCACCGCCCCGGGCGGCACCCCCGGCGGTCCCGTCAGTCCATCCCCAGAGCGCGCTTCAGGAAGTCCACCTGGAGCAGCAGCAGGTTGTCCGCCACCTGCTCCTGGGGTGTCATATGTGTGACACCGGTGAGCGGCAGCAGTTCATGGGGGCGGCCTTCGGCGAGCAGGGCCGATGACAGTCGGAGGCTGTGTGCCACCACCACATTGTCGTCCACCATGCCGTGGATGATCATCAATGGCCTGGCGGGCTCGGCCGGATCGGTCAGTCCGCCGTCCGTTACCAGGGAGTTGGCCGCATACAGCTCGGGGCGCTCCTTTGGGTGGCCGAGGTAGCGCTCCGTGTAGTGGGTGTCGTACAGCCGCCAGTCGGTGACCGGCGCGCCCGCGACCGCCGCGTGGAAGACGTCCGGCCGGCGCAGCACGGCGAGCGCCGCGAGATAGCCGCCGTAGGACCAGCCGCGGACCGCCACGCGGCCGAGATCCAGCGGGAACCGCCCGGCCAGGGCGTGCAGCGCCTCGATCTGGTCCTCCAGGGTGACCAGCAGATCACCCTTGATCGCCTTCTCCCAGGCGGGGGAGCGGCCCGGTGAGCCGCGTCCGTCCGCGACCACCACGGCGAAGCCCTGGTCCGCGAACCACTGGGAGGTGAGGTGCGGATGGTGCGCGGCGACCACCCGCTGGCCGTGCGGCCCCGCATAGGGGTCGAGCAGCACCGGAAGCGGGCCATCCGATTCCCGGTAGCCGTGCGGGAGGAGTACGGCGCACGGAATTCGCCGTGCGCCCCCTTCGAGAAACCGTGCGCGGGAGGAGATGACGGGCTTCTCCGCATATGAGGCGATCGTGGTGAGCGGTTTGCCGTCCCTCAGCACCTGGACCGCCGCGCCGGCCGCCTCTCCGGGCCGCGCCGACGCGAGCACCGTCACCGCCCCCGAGCGCACCGCCCCGTGCACCCCCGCGCCCTCCGAGACCCGCTCCGCCCCTTGCTCGCCGACCCGGTACACATGGATCTCGCCGGTCTCCGGCTCCGCCGCCGCCTCGCCCGCCGACGCCGAGACCAGCACATCCGAATCGCCGATGTCCAGGACCGCCCTGATGTGCAACTGCGGCCCCGTCAGCGGCCGGCCGCCCACCGACAGCACCCGGGCCCCGCCCTCGTCCGCGATCCGCACCAGCCGTCCGTCCGGCGCCCAGCCGGGCACCCCGTCCGCGAGTTCGACCCACGCCGGGTCCTCGTCGACATGCACCGTGCGCGTGGCGCCGCTCTCCGTGTCGACGGCGAGGTGCAGCGCCGTGCGCTGGTCGCGGGTCTGGACGAGCAGCAGCGGCGGTCCGCACGGCGA
The Streptomyces tirandamycinicus DNA segment above includes these coding regions:
- a CDS encoding peptide ABC transporter substrate-binding protein, with translation MRGATHVTRAACAVAVVLVACACGGGAPAGGPDGIVTSSWGDPQNPLEPANTNEVQGGKVLDMIFRGLKRYDPRTGEAEDMLAERIETDDSVEFTVTVKNGWTFSDGEPVTAKSFVDAWNYGAHLKNNQRNAYFFGYIEGYDQVHPASGQPTAQTMSGLKVTGERTFTVRLTQKFSTWPETLGYAAFAPLPSSFFSDHDAWLARPVGNGPYAVDSYTRGAQMSLRRWDGYPGQDKARNGGVDLKVYTDSNTAYTDLTAGHLDLVDDVPAAQLRNVRADLGDRYINTPAGIIQTLAFPYYDPDWNKPGQEKVRQGLSMAINRQQITDTIFQRTRTPAKDWTSPVLGPDGGYDATLCGVHCTYDPARARKLIAEGGGIPGGQVRITYNADTGSHRQWVDAVCNSVNNALGNDRACVGNPVGTFADYRNQITQSKMSGPFRAGWQMDYPLIQNFLQPLYYTNASSNDGKWSNETFDRLVDQANAETDPAKAIKTFQQAERVVRDQMAAIPLWYQNGSAGYSERISNVSLNQFSVPVYEEITVG
- a CDS encoding ABC transporter permease, with the translated sequence MGRYVIRRLLQMIPVFVGATLLIFLMVNVMGDPIAGLCGERECDPATAARLRAEFGLDKPVWQQYLTYMGNVFTGDFGTAFNGQPVTELMADAFPVTIRLTLVAIVFEIVIGIGLGMLTGLRRGRPVDTGVLLVTLVVIAVPTFVTGLLLQLLLGVKWGWIRPSVSAEAPLDELIVPGLVLAAVSLAYVTRLTRTSIAENRRADYVRTAIAKGLPRRRVMTHHLLRNSLIPVVTFIGADIGALMGGAIVTERIFNIHGVGYQLYQGILRQNTQTVVGFVTVLVLVFLLVNLLVDLLYAVLDPRIRYA
- a CDS encoding ABC transporter permease is translated as MPEAQYDDGRAIAPTGGGGAMDLATAEGETLERAPAGPPGSGPAGRPRSLWSDAWHDLRRNPVFVVAALVILFLVVISIWPQLIAPGNPLDCDLAKAQQGSQPGHPFGFDGQGCDVYTRTVHGARTSVTVGVCATLGVALLGSVLGGFAGFFGGAPDALLSRLTDVFFAIPVVLGGLVLLSVVTSDTVWPVIGFMLLLGWPQVSRIARGSVITVKQNDYVQAARALGASPARLLLKHVMPNAVAPVIVVATIALGTYISLEATLSYLGVGLRPPTVSWGIDISAASPYIRNAPHMLLWPAGALAVTVLAFIMLGDAVRDALDPKLR
- a CDS encoding ABC transporter ATP-binding protein, which gives rise to MSPDTPSGGSGSRSGGSGIPSGGTGGTGGPPGRSGGPPGGPSGGSGTPSGGSGTRTPGPRVPPAGPGPLLEVRDLHVEFRTRDGVARAVDGVSWSVAAGETLAVLGESGSGKSVTAQAVMGILDTPPGRITAGEILFRGRDLLKLKEEERRRIRGAGMAMIFQDALSSLNPVLTVGDQLGEMFTVHRGMSRKDARAKAVELMDRVRIPAARERVGQYPHQFSGGMRQRIMIAMALALEPDLIIADEPTTALDVTVQAQVMDLLAELRRELGMGLVLITHDLGVVADVADRIAVMYAGRIVETAPVHDLYKAPAHPYTRGLLDSIPRLDRKGEELYAIRGLPPNPTAVPPGCAFHPRCPMARDVCRTDEPELSEVSRDRGSACFFWRECLRD
- a CDS encoding ABC transporter ATP-binding protein; translation: MTESTGPAEPIIEVRGLHKHYPLTRGIVFRKQVGAVRAVDGVDLDLFAGETLGVVGESGCGKSTLAKLLVNLERPTSGVIRYKGEDVTRLSARALKAVRRNIQIVFQDPYTSLNPRMTVGDIVGEPYEIHPEAAPKGDRRRRVRELLDVVGLDPAYVNRYPHQFSGGQRQRIGIARGLALRPEVIVADEPVSALDVSVQAQVVNLLERLQRDFGLSYVFIAHDLSIVRHISDRVAVMYLGRIVETGRDAEIYDHPTHPYTQALLSAVPVPDPSARGRGGERAIAPTAGGGNGGAGATGGVAGNGAEGGAGGNAGIGAEGGAGGEGGNGGNGGNGAGGGRIILSGDVPSPANVPSGCRFRTRCWKARERCAREEPELAVPERFRDVRGPARHDSACHFAEERRVVPGGDRPDRD